In a single window of the Streptomyces sp. NBC_00094 genome:
- a CDS encoding spermidine synthase, with the protein MARNKQRDRAASAASVVETVDGGLAELIPDRERPRAWTLLIDGAPQSHVDLDDPAHLSFEYQRRLGHIADLAAPPNRPLQVVHLGGGAFTLARYVAATRPRSTQQIVEIDGPLVQFVRRELPLDAGARIRVRSTDARAGLAKVQDGWADLVIADVFSGARTPAHLTSTEFLGEVRRVLRPGGFYAANLADGPPLTHLRGQIATAAAVFPELALTADPTVLRGRRFGNAVLLASDGELPVAELTRRVATDPHPGRVEHGRELADFAGGAAPVTDAGAKPSPVPPASVFR; encoded by the coding sequence GTGGCCAGGAACAAGCAGCGCGACCGGGCGGCGTCCGCCGCCTCCGTCGTCGAGACCGTCGACGGCGGGCTCGCCGAACTCATACCCGACCGGGAACGCCCGCGCGCCTGGACACTGCTCATCGACGGCGCCCCGCAGTCCCACGTGGACCTGGACGACCCGGCCCACCTCTCCTTCGAGTACCAGCGGCGCCTCGGCCACATCGCCGACCTCGCCGCCCCGCCGAACCGGCCGCTCCAGGTCGTGCACCTCGGCGGCGGCGCCTTCACCCTCGCCCGGTACGTCGCCGCGACCCGGCCCCGCTCCACGCAGCAGATCGTCGAGATCGACGGACCTCTGGTCCAGTTCGTCCGCCGTGAGCTGCCGCTCGACGCCGGGGCCCGGATCCGGGTCCGCTCCACCGACGCCCGGGCCGGTCTCGCCAAGGTGCAGGACGGCTGGGCGGACCTCGTCATCGCCGACGTCTTCAGCGGAGCCCGTACCCCGGCCCATCTGACCAGCACCGAGTTCCTCGGCGAGGTGCGGCGGGTCCTGCGGCCCGGCGGCTTCTACGCGGCGAACCTCGCCGACGGCCCGCCCCTGACCCATCTGCGCGGCCAGATCGCCACGGCCGCCGCCGTCTTCCCCGAACTGGCGCTGACCGCCGACCCCACGGTGCTGCGCGGCCGCCGCTTCGGCAACGCCGTGCTGCTCGCCTCCGACGGTGAGCTGCCGGTGGCCGAGCTGACCCGCCGGGTCGCCACCGATCCGCACCCGGGCCGGGTCGAGCACGGGCGGGAGCTCGCCGACTTCGCCGGCGGGGCGGCCCCGGTCACCGACGCCGGCGCCAAGCCCTCGCCCGTACCGCCCGCGTCCGTCTTCCGCTGA
- a CDS encoding histidine phosphatase family protein — translation MAPRILLARHGQTEWSLLGRHTGRTDIPLLDEGRRGAKLLGERLHRGPWQGLPGMEVRTSPLVRASETCEIAGFGDRAEPWDALMEWDYGAYEGMTPAQIQAIRPGWLIWRDGVPEGESLAQLSDRADEVVEWARSADRDVLVFAHGHILRSIGARWLGEDVSFASRIRLDPTSLSVLGWAYGAPAVERWNDTGHLE, via the coding sequence ATGGCACCGCGCATCCTGCTCGCCCGGCACGGCCAGACCGAGTGGTCACTTCTCGGCCGGCACACCGGCAGGACCGACATCCCGCTGCTCGACGAGGGCCGGCGCGGCGCGAAGCTGCTCGGTGAGCGGCTGCACCGCGGACCCTGGCAGGGGCTGCCCGGCATGGAGGTGCGCACCAGCCCGCTGGTCCGCGCGAGCGAGACCTGCGAGATCGCCGGCTTCGGCGACCGGGCCGAGCCCTGGGACGCGCTGATGGAGTGGGACTACGGGGCGTACGAGGGAATGACCCCGGCCCAGATCCAGGCGATCCGCCCCGGCTGGCTGATCTGGCGTGACGGCGTCCCGGAGGGCGAGTCGCTCGCACAGCTCTCGGACCGCGCCGACGAGGTCGTGGAGTGGGCCCGCTCGGCCGACCGTGACGTCCTGGTCTTCGCCCACGGCCACATCCTGCGCTCGATCGGCGCGCGCTGGCTCGGCGAGGACGTCTCCTTCGCCTCCCGTATCCGCCTCGACCCGACGAGCCTCTCGGTCCTGGGCTGGGCGTACGGCGCCCCGGCGGTCGAGCGCTGGAACGACACCGGGCACCTGGAGTAG
- a CDS encoding AAA family ATPase, protein MTTPEPRFDPSAEAGRATDGILADTLHGTSRGVVVDSPPGAGKSTLVVRAALELAAAGRSLMVVAQTNAQVDDLVLRLAEKEPGLEVGRLHSSDSDPYDKALDDLANVRKSAKPGELAGLQVVLSTSAKWAHVKNVEPWAHAIVDEAYQMRSDALLAVAGLFERALFVGDPGQLDPFSVVGAEQWAGLSYDPSASAVSTLLAHNPELPQHRLPVSWRLPASAAPLVSDAFYPYTPFRSGTGPGDRKLSFGVASDGSGPDRVLDEAAESGWGLLELPARTTPRTDPEAVGAVALLVRRLLDRGGAAVSERSERPVPLTPDRVAVGTAHRDQAAAVRAALAGLGVTGVTVDTANRLQGREYDVTVVLHPLSGRPDATAFHLETGRLCVLASRHRHACVVVCRAGVAELLDEHPSTEPVRLGAAVSFPDGWEANHAVLSHLAEHRVAWDPGAA, encoded by the coding sequence GTGACGACCCCTGAGCCTCGTTTCGATCCGTCCGCCGAGGCCGGCCGGGCGACGGACGGCATCCTCGCGGACACCCTGCACGGCACCTCCCGGGGTGTCGTCGTGGACTCGCCTCCGGGGGCCGGGAAGTCGACCCTGGTGGTCCGGGCCGCCCTCGAACTGGCTGCCGCCGGGCGTTCCCTGATGGTCGTCGCGCAGACGAACGCGCAGGTGGACGACCTGGTGCTGCGGCTCGCCGAGAAGGAGCCCGGCCTGGAGGTGGGCCGGCTGCACTCCAGCGACAGCGACCCGTACGACAAGGCGCTCGACGACCTGGCCAACGTACGGAAGTCGGCGAAGCCCGGGGAGCTGGCCGGGCTGCAGGTCGTCCTCTCCACCTCCGCCAAGTGGGCGCACGTGAAGAACGTCGAGCCGTGGGCGCACGCGATCGTCGACGAGGCGTACCAGATGCGTTCGGACGCGCTCCTCGCCGTGGCGGGTCTCTTCGAGCGGGCGCTGTTCGTGGGCGACCCCGGGCAGCTGGACCCGTTCTCGGTGGTGGGTGCGGAGCAGTGGGCGGGGCTCTCGTACGACCCGTCCGCCTCCGCGGTCTCCACCCTGCTCGCGCACAATCCGGAGCTGCCGCAGCACCGGCTGCCGGTGTCGTGGCGGCTGCCGGCCTCGGCGGCGCCGCTGGTCTCGGACGCCTTCTACCCGTACACGCCGTTCCGCAGCGGCACCGGGCCCGGGGACCGGAAGCTCTCCTTCGGGGTGGCATCGGACGGCTCGGGTCCCGACCGGGTCCTCGACGAGGCGGCGGAGTCGGGCTGGGGGCTGCTCGAACTGCCGGCCCGCACCACCCCGCGCACCGACCCGGAGGCGGTCGGCGCGGTCGCCCTGCTCGTACGCCGTCTGCTGGACCGGGGCGGGGCGGCGGTCTCGGAGCGGTCCGAGCGGCCGGTGCCCCTGACGCCCGACCGGGTCGCGGTCGGCACCGCGCACCGCGACCAGGCGGCGGCGGTCCGGGCGGCGCTCGCGGGTCTCGGCGTGACGGGCGTGACGGTGGACACCGCGAACCGGCTCCAGGGACGCGAGTACGACGTGACGGTCGTCCTCCATCCGCTGTCGGGGCGCCCGGACGCGACCGCCTTCCACCTGGAGACGGGCCGCCTGTGCGTGCTGGCCTCCCGGCACCGGCACGCCTGCGTCGTGGTCTGCCGCGCGGGCGTCGCGGAGCTCCTCGACGAGCACCCGTCGACGGAGCCGGTGCGGCTCGGCGCGGCCGTGTCGTTCCCCGACGGCTGGGAGGCGAACCACGCGGTCCTCTCCCACCTGGCGGAACACCG
- a CDS encoding tetratricopeptide repeat protein, with protein sequence MAMSRAVPNLVFRRLRGQLSPAEFAAAVRRAAREIGEQVACDARYIGRVEAGEIRCPNYAYERVFLHMFPGLGLSDLGFSARETVRGRRQAAPAGVPVPAAISTRNDEESDVLRRAFMTSGSATLAAASLGLGGPAVAIPAPRGTHRIGEAEVRAVEEAVRQIRLLDDRHGADGLYKVAAQPLRTAYALLDTGTMTRRSTEDRLHAGAGELSLSVGWLAHDSGRHEDARSHYAEALATARVSGNAALEAHAFCNTSFLARDTGKYREAVRAAQAGLRAAQPLDSARLLSLLSLREAGAWAGLGDRSACEQALGRAHGHFDRGPSDGDPEWMSFFGEPEREALEAQCWSALGDWGRAARHTHRATVLQNPYFARNLALYRAHLAKDLAHAGRPDEAAAEARRVVESLDGIASARIHGMLAETSRVLASY encoded by the coding sequence ATGGCGATGTCACGGGCAGTTCCCAATCTCGTCTTCCGCCGGCTTCGCGGACAGCTCTCACCGGCGGAGTTCGCCGCGGCTGTCCGCCGGGCGGCGCGGGAGATCGGCGAACAGGTCGCGTGCGACGCCCGCTATATCGGGCGCGTGGAGGCGGGCGAGATCCGCTGCCCCAACTACGCGTACGAGCGGGTCTTCCTGCACATGTTCCCCGGCCTCGGCCTCTCCGACCTGGGCTTCTCCGCGCGGGAGACGGTGCGCGGCCGGCGGCAGGCCGCCCCGGCCGGGGTACCGGTTCCCGCCGCCATCTCGACCCGGAACGATGAGGAGAGCGACGTGCTGCGTCGCGCATTCATGACGAGCGGCTCCGCCACCCTGGCGGCCGCCTCGCTGGGACTCGGCGGCCCCGCCGTCGCGATCCCGGCCCCCCGCGGCACCCACAGGATCGGCGAGGCCGAGGTCCGGGCCGTCGAGGAGGCCGTACGGCAGATCCGTCTGCTCGACGACCGGCACGGCGCCGACGGGCTCTACAAGGTCGCCGCACAGCCGCTCCGTACCGCGTACGCGCTGCTCGACACGGGGACCATGACCCGCCGCTCGACCGAGGACCGGCTGCACGCGGGCGCCGGCGAGCTGTCCCTCTCCGTGGGCTGGCTGGCCCACGACTCGGGCCGCCACGAGGACGCGCGCTCGCACTACGCCGAGGCCCTCGCCACCGCGCGGGTCTCGGGGAACGCGGCCCTGGAGGCGCACGCCTTCTGCAACACGTCGTTCCTGGCTCGGGACACCGGCAAGTACCGCGAGGCCGTCCGGGCGGCCCAGGCGGGGCTGCGGGCCGCGCAGCCGCTCGACTCGGCCCGGCTGCTCTCGCTGCTCTCGCTGCGGGAGGCCGGCGCGTGGGCGGGGCTCGGTGACCGGTCCGCCTGCGAGCAGGCCCTCGGCCGCGCCCACGGGCACTTCGACCGGGGGCCGTCCGACGGCGACCCCGAGTGGATGTCGTTCTTCGGCGAGCCGGAGCGTGAGGCCCTGGAGGCCCAGTGCTGGTCGGCCCTCGGCGACTGGGGCCGCGCAGCCCGCCACACCCACCGGGCCACGGTCCTGCAGAATCCGTACTTCGCCCGGAACCTCGCGCTCTACCGCGCCCACCTGGCCAAGGACCTGGCGCACGCCGGGCGTCCGGACGAGGCGGCGGCGGAGGCGAGGCGCGTCGTGGAGTCCCTCGACGGGATCGCCTCGGCCCGGATCCACGGGATGCTCGCCGAGACGAGCCGGGTCCTCGCCTCGTACTGA
- a CDS encoding response regulator transcription factor, whose product MASVLVVEDDQFVRSALIRQLSEASHTVRSVGTALEALREVAHFRFDVVILDLGLPDLDGSEALKMLRGITDVPVIIATARDDEAEIVRLLHAGADDYLVKPFSVDHLTARMAAVLRRARAGAGELPPSRVIRVGGLTVDPLRRQAELDGAPLDLTRREFDLLAFLAGRPGVVVPRKELLAEVWQQSYGDDQTIDVHLSWLRRKLGETAARPRYLHTLRGVGVKLEPPREPQP is encoded by the coding sequence ATGGCAAGTGTGCTCGTGGTCGAGGACGACCAGTTCGTGCGCTCCGCCCTCATCCGCCAGCTCTCCGAGGCCTCCCACACGGTACGGAGCGTCGGGACGGCTCTGGAGGCGTTGCGCGAGGTCGCTCATTTCCGTTTCGACGTGGTCATCCTCGACCTCGGCCTGCCCGATCTCGACGGGTCCGAGGCGCTCAAGATGCTGCGCGGAATCACCGACGTACCGGTGATCATCGCGACCGCCCGGGACGACGAGGCCGAGATCGTACGGCTCCTGCACGCCGGGGCGGACGACTACCTCGTGAAGCCCTTCTCGGTGGACCACCTCACGGCCCGGATGGCCGCCGTCCTGCGCCGGGCGCGGGCCGGCGCCGGGGAGCTGCCGCCGTCCCGGGTCATCCGGGTCGGCGGGCTCACCGTCGACCCGCTGCGCCGTCAGGCGGAGCTGGACGGGGCGCCGTTGGACCTGACCCGGCGCGAGTTCGACCTGCTGGCCTTCCTCGCCGGGCGCCCGGGCGTGGTCGTCCCGCGCAAGGAGCTGCTCGCCGAGGTGTGGCAGCAGTCCTACGGCGACGACCAGACCATCGACGTACACCTGTCGTGGCTGCGGCGGAAGCTGGGTGAGACGGCCGCGAGGCCCCGCTACCTGCACACCCTGCGCGGGGTGGGCGTGAAGCTGGAGCCGCCCCGCGAGCCGCAGCCGTGA
- a CDS encoding HAMP domain-containing sensor histidine kinase: MRWALVKVSLAVTAMVVIAFAVPLGLVVKEMARDRAFSNAERRAAGLAPVLAITTDRQELDKAVATTEDGAAGRLAVHVPAAEPGGTAVEIGTRRATEESLDATRTLGRASIAEVPGGFALLQPTAVSSGQVAVVELFVPEGEVTNGVATAWLVLAGVGIALIVGSVAVADRLGVRMVRPAQRLAGAAHDLGEGRLGARVPEEGPPELKSAAVAFNSMADQVVQLLANERELAADLSHRLRTPLTVLRLNAASLGSGPAAEQTRAAVEQLEREVDIIIRTARDAKPQTQATGPGAGCDAAEVVRERMDFWSALAEDEGRRVRVAGVERPVRIPVARPELVAALDALLGNVFRHTAEGTAFSIDVHNGDDAVIVLVSDAGTGIADPAAALARGNSGGRPGSTGLGLDIVRRMAEATGGDVAIGHSVLGGTEVRVWIGLDGRRAGATAGRRGHRPARRRRGGGTGTRRAADA, encoded by the coding sequence GTGAGGTGGGCGCTCGTCAAGGTGTCGCTGGCCGTCACCGCCATGGTCGTCATCGCCTTCGCCGTACCCCTCGGGCTCGTCGTCAAGGAGATGGCCCGCGACCGGGCCTTCTCCAACGCCGAACGGCGGGCCGCCGGGCTCGCCCCCGTCCTCGCGATCACCACCGACCGCCAGGAGCTGGACAAGGCCGTCGCCACGACCGAGGACGGAGCCGCCGGGCGGCTCGCCGTCCACGTGCCGGCCGCCGAACCGGGCGGGACGGCGGTGGAGATCGGCACCCGCAGGGCCACCGAGGAGTCCCTCGACGCCACCCGCACGCTCGGCCGGGCCTCCATCGCCGAGGTGCCGGGCGGCTTCGCGCTGCTCCAGCCCACCGCGGTCAGCAGCGGCCAGGTCGCCGTCGTCGAACTCTTCGTCCCCGAGGGCGAGGTCACCAACGGGGTCGCCACCGCCTGGCTCGTCCTCGCCGGGGTCGGCATCGCGCTGATCGTCGGCTCCGTCGCCGTCGCCGACCGGCTCGGCGTCCGCATGGTCCGGCCCGCCCAGCGGCTCGCGGGCGCCGCCCACGACCTGGGCGAGGGCAGGCTCGGCGCGAGGGTCCCCGAGGAGGGCCCGCCGGAGCTCAAGTCGGCGGCCGTCGCCTTCAACTCGATGGCCGACCAGGTCGTCCAGCTCCTCGCCAACGAGCGGGAGCTCGCCGCCGACCTCTCCCACCGGCTCCGCACCCCGCTGACCGTGCTGCGGCTCAACGCGGCCTCGCTCGGCTCCGGCCCCGCCGCCGAGCAGACCAGGGCCGCCGTCGAGCAGCTGGAACGCGAGGTCGACATCATCATCCGTACGGCCCGGGACGCGAAGCCGCAGACCCAGGCCACCGGACCCGGCGCGGGCTGCGACGCCGCCGAAGTGGTCCGCGAGCGCATGGACTTCTGGTCGGCCCTCGCGGAGGACGAGGGCAGGCGGGTACGGGTCGCGGGCGTCGAGCGTCCGGTACGCATCCCGGTCGCGCGCCCCGAACTCGTCGCCGCCCTCGACGCCCTCCTCGGCAACGTCTTCCGGCACACCGCCGAGGGCACCGCCTTCTCCATCGACGTCCACAACGGCGACGACGCCGTCATCGTCCTGGTCTCCGACGCGGGCACCGGCATCGCCGACCCCGCCGCCGCCCTGGCCCGCGGCAACAGCGGCGGCCGGCCCGGCTCGACGGGCCTCGGCCTCGACATCGTGCGGCGGATGGCGGAAGCCACCGGGGGAGACGTCGCCATCGGGCACTCCGTGCTCGGCGGCACCGAGGTCCGTGTCTGGATCGGGCTCGACGGGCGCCGCGCGGGCGCCACGGCGGGACGCCGCGGCCACCGCCCGGCCCGCCGCCGACGCGGCGGCGGCACGGGCACCCGGCGCGCCGCCGACGCCTGA
- a CDS encoding cellulose binding domain-containing protein, with the protein MGTSSHRRTASTRTKVVGAVVAAAIIGGTAFALTGTAQAAAVGAAYTRTSAWTGGYTGQYVVTNETTTAQTDWTLEFDLPAGTTVGSLWNGEHTVSGRHVTVKPASWNRQLGPGQSVTVGFVTSAAGVAGDPTGCLINGAACSAGGPAPTPSGRPTEQPTATASPSATATATVKPTATASPSATATATVQPTPTATATATATTAPTPTPTATATGAPVTAARYAPYVDTSLYPTYDLLATADATGVKEFNLAFITSGGACAPLWGGVTDLANDKVAAQIGALRAKGGDVRVSFGGAAGHELALNCSTSSALAAAYGKVIDQYKLTKVDFDVEGAALPDTAANTRRSQAIAQLQKAHPGLNVSFTLPVMPEGLTQPGVALLADAKKNGVRVDAVNIMAMDYGPAYSADMGTYAIQAATATQAQVKGVLGLSDAAAWKAVAVTPMIGVNDVTSEIFTVDDATQLVDFAKSKGIGWLSMWSSTRDKQCASGAVNWADATCSSILQQPLAFTKAFAAYK; encoded by the coding sequence ATGGGCACCAGTTCGCACCGGCGTACGGCGAGCACCAGGACCAAGGTCGTCGGAGCCGTCGTCGCGGCGGCGATCATCGGCGGCACGGCCTTCGCGCTCACGGGCACCGCGCAGGCCGCCGCCGTCGGCGCCGCCTACACCCGGACCAGCGCCTGGACCGGCGGCTACACCGGGCAGTACGTCGTCACCAACGAGACGACCACCGCCCAGACCGACTGGACCCTGGAGTTCGACCTCCCGGCCGGGACGACCGTCGGCTCCCTCTGGAACGGCGAGCACACCGTCTCCGGCCGGCACGTCACCGTGAAGCCCGCGAGCTGGAACAGGCAGCTCGGCCCCGGCCAGTCCGTCACCGTCGGCTTCGTGACCTCGGCGGCGGGCGTGGCCGGCGACCCGACCGGCTGCCTCATCAACGGGGCCGCCTGCTCGGCCGGAGGACCCGCCCCCACCCCCAGTGGCCGCCCCACCGAACAGCCCACCGCGACCGCCTCCCCCTCGGCGACGGCGACGGCCACCGTGAAGCCGACGGCCACGGCGTCCCCCTCGGCCACGGCCACGGCCACCGTTCAGCCGACCCCGACGGCCACCGCGACCGCGACCGCGACCACGGCGCCCACTCCGACCCCCACCGCGACAGCCACCGGCGCCCCCGTCACCGCCGCCAGGTACGCCCCGTACGTCGACACCTCGCTCTACCCCACGTACGACCTGCTCGCGACCGCCGACGCCACCGGCGTGAAGGAGTTCAACCTCGCCTTCATCACCTCCGGCGGCGCCTGCGCCCCGCTCTGGGGCGGGGTCACCGACCTGGCGAACGACAAGGTCGCGGCCCAGATCGGCGCCCTGCGCGCCAAGGGCGGGGACGTCCGCGTCTCCTTCGGCGGCGCCGCAGGTCACGAGCTGGCCCTGAACTGCTCGACCTCCTCGGCGCTCGCCGCCGCGTACGGCAAGGTCATCGACCAGTACAAGCTGACCAAGGTCGACTTCGACGTCGAGGGCGCGGCCCTGCCCGACACGGCCGCCAACACCCGCCGCTCGCAGGCGATCGCCCAGCTCCAGAAGGCCCACCCGGGCCTGAACGTCTCCTTCACGCTGCCGGTCATGCCCGAGGGCCTGACGCAGCCGGGCGTGGCCCTGCTCGCCGACGCGAAGAAGAACGGGGTCCGCGTCGACGCCGTCAACATCATGGCGATGGACTACGGCCCGGCGTACAGCGCGGACATGGGGACGTACGCGATCCAGGCCGCGACCGCGACCCAGGCCCAGGTCAAGGGCGTCCTCGGGCTCTCCGACGCGGCCGCCTGGAAGGCCGTCGCCGTCACCCCGATGATCGGCGTCAACGACGTCACCAGCGAGATCTTCACGGTCGACGACGCCACGCAGCTCGTCGACTTCGCGAAGTCGAAGGGGATCGGCTGGCTCTCGATGTGGTCCTCGACCCGTGACAAG